In candidate division WOR-3 bacterium, the DNA window CAGCAAAATTTGTTGCTCCAGTTGTAATTTCAATTGGCTAAGTTGACTTTTTAGTTGGTTAATTTTTTTTGAATACTCGTGAAATTGCTCCTCGGCGATATTTTGTTTCATTTCGGTTAGCGAAAGGTTTGTGTTGTAAATGAAAAGTCCAATAGCACCGAGCATAATTGTTAAAAAAAATAAAAAAATCGCAAAGAGGGTTTTGCGGGGTAAACAAAGAGTACATAATCGATTCTTCCGAGATACAAAAAATATCTGATAGTGCCAATTCATAGCAATAATCAATTATAATCGATTTCAGGAAACTGTCAATAGTTGGCCAAAAAGTCTGCTTGCTTTAAATGAAGGGAATAGTTGGAGGCTTGTTCATAAGATATAAAAATTATGGAGAGGATCAAGACTCGGGTTGCTTGACAAAAATTATATTATGGATAAAATTGAAGAAATGGCTAAGGCATATCTTCTGTTAGGGACCAATTTGGGGAAGCTCAAAGAAAATTTGGCTAATGCTTTAAAATTGTTAAAACTGCATCAGATAAAAATTTTGAAGACCTCAAAGATTTATAAAACCAAGCCTTGGGGAAAAGTTGACCAGCCTGATTTTTTGAATATGGCGGTAGCAGTTGAGACTTCTTACCCACCCCATGAACTTTTAAAGATGCTTAAAGAGATTGAAAAAACCATGAAGCGGCGAGATGAAGAAAAATGGGGACCACGGATAATTGATATTGATATCCTGTTTTACGAAGATCAGGTAATCAATGATGACGATTTGGTAATACCTCATCCTTATTTTTTTGAGCGGAATTTTGCCATCATACCCCTCGCCGAAATTGCACCTGACTTTATTCCACCTGCGAGGGATAAGACCATCAAAGAATTGAAAGATGAGGTAGGCAGTGAAGGAATTGAGATATATTGCGATTGAGGGCGTCATCGGCGCGGGAAAGACAACTTTAGCTCGGGGACTGGCGAATAGATTCCATGCGGGATTGATACTTGAAGAATATGATGATAATCCCTTTTTAGCCAAATTTTATTCTAATCCGACGCATTATGCGTTCCACACCCAGTTGTATTTTCTTATGGCCCGCTATCGTCAGCAAAAAAAAATCAGCCAGATGGATCTTTTTCATTCCCGAATTGTAAGTGATTATCTTTTTGCCAAAGACCGAATCTTTGCCGAGGTCAACCTGACCGAGGAAGAATTTGCCCTCTATGATAAAATCTACGGTCTTATTGAAAAAGAAATCCCTCGTCCTGATATCGTTGTCTACCTCCAAGCCCCACCAGAATTGCTCTATCGAAGAATAAAACAGCGAGACCGTCCTTATGAGCGAAACATTGAATATGATTACCTCGTAAAATTATGCGAGGCATATAATGAATTTTTTATTCACTACAATGGTAGCGCCCTTTTGATTGTGAATATCAAAAACTTTGATTTTCTTTCCAGCAGCGATTTGGATTTAATCTACAAAGAGATAATTCAGTTAAGGTTGCCGAGAAAGATAATTTCACGCGAATGATCACTACGGAAACAATTCTCCAGATGAAAAAAAATAAAGAAAAGATTGTCTGTCTAACCGCCTACGATTATCCCACCGCCAGGATACTTGATGAGGTAGGTATTGAGATAATCCTGGTGGGTGATTCAGCAGCTAATGTGGTGGCAGGAGAAAAGAACACCCTGCCCATCACCGTGCCCGAGATGGTTTATCATACCAGAATTGTTGCCCGGGCAGTCAAGAGGGCGATGGTGATTACGGATATGCCTTTCTTATCATATCAATGCGGCATTGAGGAGGCGGTAAAAAATGCCGGTAGATTTTTGAAGGTGGGGGCAACGGGAGTTAAGATTGAAGGCGCGGGTCCAATGCTCAAGACGATCGAACGGTTAGTCCAGATCGGCATACCCGTGATGGGTCATCTGGGATTAACACCGCAGTCAATTCATAAATTCGGTGGGTATAAATTAAGGGGGAAGAGTAAGGAAGAAGCAGAACAAATAATGAAAGACGCCAAAAGACTCGAATCCGCTGGGTGTTTTGCCGTTGTCCTGGAGAAGATACCAACAAAATTAGCGAAAAAAATTACCAGAATGTTAAAGATCCCCACGATTGGCATTGGTGCCGGACCGTTTTGTGATGGTCAGATATTGGTCCTTCACGATATGTTAGGATTCTACGAAGAATTTAAACCGAAATTTGTAAAACAATATGCCCACCTGGGCAGGGAAATAAGACGTGCTGTTAAAGAATACATCACCGAAGTAAAAAAAGGGTTCTTCCCGGATAAGGAGCATTCTTTTGAATAGGAGGATACTTGAATAAATATTCGGCAAAACATGCCCAAGCCGGATTGAAAGAGAAGTTGCCTAAACTTGAAGTTTTGCCTAATCAATTCAAGAATTATAAAATAACAATCATCATTCCCGAATACACCTCCGTGTGTCCGAAAACTGGACTGCCCGATGTCGGCACGATTACGATTGAATATGAACCGAACAAATATTTTGTGGAATTAAAATCGTTAAAAATGTATATTCTTGCCTATCGAAATTTGGGAATTTTTTATGAAAATGCGGTCAACCGAATATTTTATGACTTTGTAAAGGCAGTAAAGCCACGCTGGGCCGTAGTGCGGGGCGAATTCAATCCCCGGGGTGGAATAAAGACGATCGTGGAAGTGACGACAAAAAAAATGCATTAAAGATTTTCTTTCTTTATTTTTAACAAATAAAACTCGGGATAAACGGTGCGATAAACTATTTCAAACCCCTGCGGGTGCTCTTGAATCACCGGCGAGAGATAACGCATAGTTGTGCCCGTCCATTGAAACCTATCAAAGATAACATAGTCGGCTTTTTTAAGCGCTTCCTTTATTTCACTTTTATTAGTCGTAAAAGGATAACAAAATGATTTGTGTCGGGAAAGGAGATAAATAAATTCCGGCTTACGCGCCAGGATAATTTTGTCCCGGGGAATGTTTTCCTGAATATATTCAATCATTTCAAAATAACGACGCCAGTCAAGGGGATAGCCAGCATATTTATTGCCTCGGAGATAGTTTATGGTGTTATTCACCGCTATCTTCGCCTGAGAAGTTATCCAGATTACATTTAGGATAATCATTAATCCTGTGATTACCCATAAAAAATATTTTAATTTTAATTTTTCTTGGAGCCAGACAAAACCTGTATAGAGATAAATCAATAGCACCGGAAGTATGGGGAGTAGAAATCTATCCGATGACCAAACCTGGGGCCAGGCAAGTAGAACTCCTGAACCGAGAATAAAGTATATTTCAAAGATCGTAAAATTTTTTAATCTTTTACCAAACCCTATTATCAAAAACAAAAGGAATATCAAACCACAAATATTCGTGATAATTCGAGAATTTAAAACAGGCAAGAGGGTTTGAGGGAGGATGGTGAAAGTGTAGAATATAAGATTACCCGTAAGGCGGAGAATAAAATCCGAAAAATTTATTGTACCCAGCTCCATTTGATACGGATTTTTGGCGAGGAGTTGTCTCAAATAACCTGTATTATCAGGTATCCCTGCATTTCTAACTTCCCAGGGAATAAAGAAGAGCAAAAACAATGCTAAAAATATTATGGAATATTTGTATTCTTTTTTTAAAATCAAGTATAATAGAAAACCGAGAATTAATGAGATACCGGCGGTTCTTATGAAAAAGGCATAGATGGCGAATGATGAGGCGAGCCAAAAATTTAAGAAATGCTTTCTAATGCAAAATTTCAAGAGAAAATATAAGGCACCAAGAGAAAAAAATAAAAATGGAATTTCAGAAAGAATCCAGTGGTTGTATATTATAAATATCGGGACTGAAAGATAGAGAGAAATAAGAATCGTAAAATTTTCAGGAAAAATTTTCCGGCTGAGAAGATAAAAGAATGCGAGTGCCCCCATTCCACTTAGGAAGATGAGTATTTTAAATAGTAAAATATTCTTGCCGAAAATGATAAATGGGACTGCTAATAGCAACGGAAAACCCGGTGGATATTGGGTATGTGAAGGTTCATCCGGTAGATAAATATTTTTATATCCTTTGCCCGTAACAATAGCTTCTGCAAGATGGATATAAACCGCATTATCACCACCGGTGAATAATTTGGGATCAAAGAGGAGAAGTGATAAAATGGTATAAATCACGAAGAATATCCAAAGGGAAATATTTTTTCTTCGTACCATTTTATTTATAGAATTTTAGTTAAAATTTAACCAAAGTCAACGAATTTCTAAATTTCGTGACCTGCCTATTTTTATTCAACATCTTGAGCCCTTTCCAATATTTGTCAAATTATTTTTATACGCTAAATTATTAGAGGTAGCCGCGCCCTTCAGGGTGCGAAATACCCTGGTTTTTAAAAACATTTATCCGCAGGCTGAAGCCTGCGCCTACCATTTTACCGGTTACCACCTGACGAGTTCAGGTTGGCATTTTTTATTTAAGCATGGCGAAAGCTTTTCCCAACGCTAAATTATTGGTTACCCTTACAAATCTTGCCCATGAGTTTCATCTTTCTTTTATAAAGACATAAAAAATATGGTGAGAATTCGGCTCTTGATATCTACGATAAATTGATTATAATTAAAGTAATGAAAGGGGGTGATAAAGGTCCATTAAATTATTTTCTTTTTTTAAATAAGAAAGGGGGAGTCAAATGAAGACCTTTAGCATTCTATTATTGTTTATTCTGATAATTCCGGGCTTTGCATTAATAAGTCCGGAACTTAAGAATGTTATCGCCCGTGCCAGTCCATCAGATTTCATTCCAGTTGATATCGTCTTCAAAAAACAGATGGATTTGAATGAACTGACGAAGGCAGTTGAAGGGCTACCAAAACCCGAAAGAAGGGCAAGGACTGCCGAGATACTGCGTGCTTATTCGCTGGAAAACCAGAAACCAATCCTTGAATATCTAGGGCGGATGGAAAAACAGAATAAGGTGAAGAATGTTGTTTCAATCTGGATTGTAAATGCTATCTATTGTGAAACAACAAGAGATGTGATTGCCGAACTTGATAACCAAAGAGGTATTTTCTACATTGATTATGATCTAAAGCCTATTGAATTAGAAAAGCCAAATTACACAATCGCCCCTGCCGATAAGACTTCAAAAGAAAGGGAAATTGCCTGGGGTGTGAGTAAGATCAATGCACCAGCAGTATGGGCGCTGGGCTATACGGGTCAGGGCATTGTTGTCGGTATCATTGATACCGGAGTGAATTACAATCATGTTGACCTTGCTGACCATATCTGGACGGATCCGAATTATCCAAACCATGGATGGAATTTTGAATTGAATAATAACGACCCGATGGATGTCAATGGACATGGCACCCATTGTGCAGGGTCAGTAGCCTCAGATGGCACCGCTGGCTCGCAGTGTGGCGTAGCACCAGATGCCCAGATGCTGTGCTGCCGTGTGAGAACAGTGGCAGATACAACTGCCGAGAACCAAGTCTGGCAGGCAATGCAGTTCGTCGTTTCGCCGCCACTTTCACCAACCCATGGTGGTGATTTGATAACAATGTCCCTGGGCTGGCGTTATGCCTGGTCACCAAGGGTTGCGACCTGGCGCACCGCCTGTAACAATGTCGGTGCTGCAGGGATTGTGATGGTAGTTGCTGCCGGTAATGAAAGAGGCCTTGACCTTCCACCTTATGCCCTGAGATGTCCGGGCAGTGTTCCTTCACCCTGGCGTCATCCCCAAAACGGCGCCACTGGTGCATTATCAAATGTTATCAGCGTGGGGGCAACCGATATTAACGACGCAATCGCCTCTTTTTCGTCACCAGGACCTGTGACATGGGATACGGTTACAGGATACAATGATTATCCCTATCCCCCAGGGTTAACCAAGCCTGATGTTTCAGCACCTGGCGTGAATATCAAATCCTGCGCCTATAATAATAATACTGGCTACCTTGACGGCTGGAGTGGAACTTCAATGGCGACACCACATGTTGCAGGAACTGTAGCATTGATGCTTCAGAAGAATCCATATCTTACCCGCCGTGAGATAGATAGTATTCTCCAGGTTACTGCTGTTGACCTTGGTCCTTCAGGAAAGGATAATGATTTTGGTGCGGGTAGGATTGATGCATTGGCTGCCGTCAATGCAACACCATTCCCTGGCACACCATTTACTCCTACAATCATTGCTCCATTCAACTACGCAAAATTTGCAACCTTGAACCCGATTTTTAAACTTACAACTACAGATCCGCAGAATGATATGGTAAAATACAGAATCTACTGGTCAACTGATACCGCATTTACAAACCAGGATAGTATAACAACCGGACTATATCCAAGTGGTGCAACTATCACCTATACCCTGCCTGTTTCTTTAAACAACAACACTACTTATTGGTGGAAAGTTAAAGCCGCTGATTCAACTACAAGTGGAATGTGGTCTGCACCTACTGCACGAAGGTCTTTCACAATAAAGACTGATATACCATCTGGAACTTGTTCCTGGTTCCAAACAACCTATGCACAATTCTTAGGTTGTACATTCAATGGCACACAGGTTCAGGGTGATAGTGTAGTGCTTGTGCCAGTAGGTTATGTAGAAGATACCCTCCTTACTGCTAATTTTGAATCCGGAATGCCTGCAGGCTGGAGCTGGGTTGATGGCAATAATGATGGATACCGTTGGACAACAGGTACAACGACCGATTTGGGTTCTTACACTCCACCCAACTATGGCACTGCCTATGCATACTATTCAGATGATGATGCGGGTAACGGTGTGATCAACTATAATGAGGAGCTGATTTCACCCAAGGTCTATATTCCTCCAACTGCCACAAACTTACGAATTCGTTATGGATATGGATTTAGAGTCTATGAGACCGGTGAAAAACTCCGTGTAAAATTCCGCAAAAGAACCGGTGGCACCTGGACAAGCTGGACAAATATTGCTGAATATACCACCAGTGTTAACGGGACTGCCGACATTGACCTAACTTCCCAATTACCTTGCGATTCTGTCCAGTTTGAGTGGTTCTTCAGTGATAGTACCGCATCATCTCACTGGGGCTGGGCATGCGCAACCGATAATGTGATTCTCTCCTACTCTTACACTTACCAGAACAATTCAGGTGTCCTATATAGCCCACCAGTCGTCTATTCCGAGCTTTCAAAAACCTATGCCCGTTCACGCTGGGGCGATATTATCTGGCGCAAGGCAACTGGTGGCGATTCCATAGGTATTCAGGTTGAATATTACACCGGTTCTACCTGGCAATTAGTTCCTAACTCCATCATTCCTGGTAATTCAACCGGAAAATTCAGCCACAATGCGGTTGATACGGTCAAATTAGACCTGATGACTGATACTGTGACATATAACACGATAAGATTAAAAGGGCTTTTCTATCGTATCACAAGATCGCCGAACAATCCTGCATTGCTTGATTGGGAAGTCGGAAATCTTTCAAGCTATGTCGGAATCTCTGAGTCGTGCAGTAAATCAGGTATATCACACCTCGCTTTCTCTCAAAATCCATTTACTGGAAAACTCCTCATATATTATTTATTGCCAGAAGGAGAACCATCAGCAACCATGAAGATCTTTGATGCAACCGGCAGACTTGTCCGGGAATGGACTTACTCTGAGCTCAATCGGAAAACATCTATCCTGTGGGATGGAAAAGATGCTGATGGACGTAATCTGCCCGCGGGTATCTACTTTGTCCAACTTGAGACTGAGAATCAAAGAGTCGTGGAAAAGATAGTGATGCTAAAATAATAAAAAATAAAAACACCAACTTGGTGGTCGTTAATGGGGTAGCGATTAATTGCTACCCCATATTTTTAACTTTTGAGCCCATGGGGGATATGGTATCCACTCAATTTCCCTTTTGTATACCTATGGTATGCATTTTGCTATACTCCGAGAAAAATTTATCTTTAGCCGAAAAAGCCATTGCGCATCAAGTTCTAAATCCTCAAGCACTATCGGAGGGAAATTTAAAAAATTGCGATTATTTATGCCGCACTCCGGTTGAACCATCTGCCAGGGTCTCTTCTTAAAAGCCATATTCGGACTCTACTAGATCGTAAAAATTCTCCGCCCCAACATTAAAACACAGCATCCGCATCGGAATCGTCCGATACAACCCTTAAATACCCGCTCCACAATCTCCGTAAAACCACTGTCTTTTTGGTATACACCATCCCAATAAACTTCGTTGTCATTCCAAATCATGACCTCACCGGTATCCACACCAAAAAATTCCAAATGGCACAATAAAAGTTAGATAAACCGCATAGCATTAATCAGCAAAAACTCCTCAGCATAGACAAAAAATGTTACTCCCTTAGCCATATACCGTAAATATTTCACATCCATCTGCCACAAAGTAAACAGTTTTAACTTGGTATCTGCCACTGTTTCTGCCATTTCCTAGACCGATGTTTTATTAAATTATGCTTGTGTAAAACCCGTTTGATGGTAGAGATGGAGAGATTTATGCCCGGTTGGGCTTAAAAACCATTTTATTCGTTCCTGTCTTAGCTATAAGGTAATCTTCACACCTCTCCATTTTAAAAAATTTTTTGATGAACATTTAAATAAATTTTTTTATCTTTTCAACCCAGAATATTCTTTTAGGGTGGATACCATGTCTTGAAACTCTGCACTTTATTCTTGACTGTGAGCAAAATTTTATTATAATTAACTTTTGAAATTACAAACGATTGATGCTGATATTGAATTTGGGTATTATATTGAGAGACCGGATTCATTTATCCGGGTTACGTCATTATAAATCGGGAGGTTGAAGAATGGGTAAAACTTTGGCGGAAAAGATTTTATCAGAAAAAAGCGGTCAGGATGCCCGGGCGGGTCAGATTGTAATTGCCCGGGTGGATGTTGCTGCTTTTCAAGACGGAACCGGTCCTCTGGGAGTGCGTCAGATTCAGAAACTTAAGATTGAAAAAGTCCGGGCACCGAAGTCAATTGTTTTCATTGACCATGCTGCTCCTTCCCCACGTAAAGAACTATCCAACGACCACATGTTATTACGCTCCTTCTGTGCTCAGTCGGGTGCGATACTTTCAGATGTTGGTGAAGGAGTGATTCACCAGCGGTTGGTGGAATCTTATGTCAAACCTGGAGATGTGGTAATCGGTGCCGATTCCCATACTTGTACTTCGGGAGCATTATGTGCCTTTGCCACGGGTATGGGTTCTACGGATGTCGCTATCGGAATGGCGATGGGCAGAACATGGTTTAAGGTGCCAGAGACTTACCGGATAGAAGTGAAAGGTAAATTTCAACCAGGGGTGGGGGCAAAAGATTTGATACTTTATATCATCGGTACGCTGGGTGCAGATGGTGCGACCTATAAAGCCCTTGAATTCGGGGGTGAGGCGATAGATAACATGTCTATGGAATCCCGGTTTACGCTTGCTAATATGGCAGTGGAAGCGGGTGCTAAGACTGGCTTAATAGCTTCGGATAAAGTCACCCGCGAGTATTTAAAGAAGATGGGTAGGTTGAAAGACTGGCGGCCTATTGTCCCGGATAAGGATGCAAATTATGAAAAAGTAATTGAGATTGATGCGAGTAAACTGGAACCCCAGGTTGCCTGCCCCCATACGGTGGATAACACCAAACCGGTTAAGGAGTTGAAGGGCACAAAGGTTCATCAGGTCTTTATTGGAACCTGCACAAACGGCCGGATTGAAGATTTAAAGATTGCAGCGAACATTTTAAGAGGCAAGAAAGTGGCACCTGGTGTAAGGTTGATAGTCGTTCCGGCTTCAAGGATGATTTTTTTAGAGGCACTGAAACTAGGACTTCTGGAAATATTTGTACGTGCTGGCGGGATTATTCTTGGACCAGGTTGTGGTCCATGTGTTGGTGTTCATGAAGGAATTCTCGGAGATGGAGAGGTTTGTCTTTCCACAGCAAATCGGAATTTTAAAGGTCGGATGGGCAATCCCGAGGGGTTGATTTATCTGGCATCACCCGCAACCGCAGCGTATTCGGCAATTAAAGGGGTTATCAGCGACCCGAGAGAAGTTTTAAAAAAGAAAAAAACAAAAAGAAAGGGGTAAATTATGGAGATAATTAAATTAAAACTTAAAGAGAAAATTCCGGTATGGCGTGAGGAGATAAAAAACCTGGTAAAAAACTATGGCGATAAAGTGATTTCGGAAGTGACCGTGAGCCAGGCTTACGGAGGAATGCGTGGGGTAAAAGCACTCATCTGTGATACCTCTGAGGTACCTCCGGACAAAGGTTTAATCATTCGGGAAATTCCCATCGCCCAGTTAAAAAATAAACTACCTGAGGAGGTTTTATATCTGCTCATCGTCGGGGAACTGCCCGATAAGGAAGCTACGGAGATGGTAAAGAAAGACCTAAAAAGGCGTTCCAAGGTTCCGGAATATGTCTGGGATGTACTCAAGGCATTACCTAAGGATTCTCATCCCATGGCGATGTTCAGTCTCGCGATCTTGGCTATGGAACGCGAATCGCTGTTCAGGAAGAAATATACAGAAGGGTTGAAAAAAGAGGAATACTGGGAATGGACTCTTGAGGATTCATTGAATCTTATTGCCAAATTGCCGGCTATTGCTGCGGGCATCTATCGGATGAGATTTAATAAAGGTCCGATCATTGAATCGGATCCTAATCTTGATTGGGCAGGTGATTATGCCCACATGCTGGGAATTCCTGATCCCACTGGTGAATTTAAAAATCTGATGCGGCTTTATATGGTCTTACATTCCGACCATGAGAGTGGCAATGTGAGTGCCCATACCTGTCATTGTGTCGGTTCAGCTTTATCCGATCCTTACTATGCGGTTTCTGCTGGTTTAAATGGATTAGCCGGACCTCTCCATGGTCTTGCCAATCAGGAATGTCTTGCTTGGATCATCAAATTGAAAGAAAAATTTGGTGGGGTGCCGAGTGAACAGGATTTACGCCAGTTTGCCTGGGAGACTTTAAATTCCGGACAGGTGATTCCTGGATACGGACATGCGGTTTTACGTATCACCGATCCCCGGTTTGAAGCATTCCACGAATTTGGTGCCCGAGTTTGCCCGGATGATGAGCTCTATCAAATCGTTGCCCGGGTATTTAAAGTGGTTCCGGAGGTCTTAAAAGAACAAGGTAAAGTAAAAGACCCCTGGCCCAATGTGGATGCAGCTTCGGGCTGTTTGCTTTATCATTTTGGACTGACCGAATTTGAGTATTACACCGTCCTTTTTGGAGTTTCCCGGGCGATGGGAATGTGCGCGCAGTTGATTGTAAGCCGGGCATTGGGTGAGCCGATTGAAAGACCAAAATCGGTGACTACCAAGTGGGTTAAAGAGACGGTCATAAAATCTTGATGGGGGGATTTATGGTGCTCAAGGGAAGGGCTTGGAAATTCGGCGACGATATTTCAACTGATTTAATCTGTCCAGGCCGGTACTTCCATCTCCGTTCTAATCTTGAGGAACTCGCTAAGCATGTCCTGGAAGATGCTGATCCTCAATTCGTCCAGAAGATGTCCAAAGGCGACTTTGTCGTTGCCGGCAACAATTTCGGGTTGGGCAGTTCTCGGGAGCATGCTCCTACCATCATTAAAATTGCTGGAGTTAGTGCGGTGCTCGCAAAATCATTTGCCCGAATATTTTACCGGAATGCGATTAATATCGGCTTGCCACTCGTGGAGTGTGATACTGATCGGATTGATACGGGCGATGAGCTTGAAGTGGATCTTGAAAAAGGAGTAGTGAAGAATTTAACCAAAAATATTGAACTTAAAGTACATCCTTTGCCCAAGGCAATGATCAATATTCTCAATGACGGAGGGCTGTTAGCCCACATTGAGAAGCATGGCGATTTTAAATTGGATTAAAAGGAGAACAAATTATGGCAAAAAAGACTAAAAAAATTAAAAAGAAACCCGTGGTCAAAAAGAAAACCAAGGTCGCAAAAAAAGTGAAGAAAAAAGAAGAAAAAATAGCATATCCCCGGTCTATTCAGAAAGCAATGGAACATTTCGGTGGGATATTGATTAAACAGCTTAAGAGAGTACAGGTGATAAAGAAAGAAGAAGAATGGATTGATTATTCAAAACTGAAACCGATTATCATCGGAGTGATCGGGGGCGATGGTATTGGTCCCTATATCACGGGTGAAGCACAGCGGGTGCTTGAACATTTGCTCCAGGAAGAGATTAAGAAGGGTAAAATTCTGTTTCGGGTGATTGAGGGTTGCACCATTGAACGCCGGGCAGAGGTTATGAAAGCGATACCCGACGATGTTCTGGAGGAGATCAAAAAATGTCACGTGTTACTGAAAGGACCGACGACAACACCGAAGAAAGGCGACCCCTGGCCCAATATCGAGAGTGCGAATGTGGCAATTAGAAAAGAATTGGATCTTTTTGCCAATGTCCGTCCTGTACGCGTTCCTTCCCAGGGTATTGATTGGATATTCTTCCGGGAGAATACCGAAGACGTCTATGCCCTGGGTCCTTATGGTATTGAAGTGACGCCGGACTTGGCGATTGATTTTAAGATGATCACCC includes these proteins:
- the folK gene encoding 2-amino-4-hydroxy-6-hydroxymethyldihydropteridine diphosphokinase, whose translation is MDKIEEMAKAYLLLGTNLGKLKENLANALKLLKLHQIKILKTSKIYKTKPWGKVDQPDFLNMAVAVETSYPPHELLKMLKEIEKTMKRRDEEKWGPRIIDIDILFYEDQVINDDDLVIPHPYFFERNFAIIPLAEIAPDFIPPARDKTIKELKDEVGSEGIEIYCD
- a CDS encoding deoxynucleoside kinase, with amino-acid sequence MKELRYIAIEGVIGAGKTTLARGLANRFHAGLILEEYDDNPFLAKFYSNPTHYAFHTQLYFLMARYRQQKKISQMDLFHSRIVSDYLFAKDRIFAEVNLTEEEFALYDKIYGLIEKEIPRPDIVVYLQAPPELLYRRIKQRDRPYERNIEYDYLVKLCEAYNEFFIHYNGSALLIVNIKNFDFLSSSDLDLIYKEIIQLRLPRKIISRE
- the panB gene encoding 3-methyl-2-oxobutanoate hydroxymethyltransferase; this translates as MITTETILQMKKNKEKIVCLTAYDYPTARILDEVGIEIILVGDSAANVVAGEKNTLPITVPEMVYHTRIVARAVKRAMVITDMPFLSYQCGIEEAVKNAGRFLKVGATGVKIEGAGPMLKTIERLVQIGIPVMGHLGLTPQSIHKFGGYKLRGKSKEEAEQIMKDAKRLESAGCFAVVLEKIPTKLAKKITRMLKIPTIGIGAGPFCDGQILVLHDMLGFYEEFKPKFVKQYAHLGREIRRAVKEYITEVKKGFFPDKEHSFE
- the queF gene encoding preQ(1) synthase: MNKYSAKHAQAGLKEKLPKLEVLPNQFKNYKITIIIPEYTSVCPKTGLPDVGTITIEYEPNKYFVELKSLKMYILAYRNLGIFYENAVNRIFYDFVKAVKPRWAVVRGEFNPRGGIKTIVEVTTKKMH
- a CDS encoding glycosyltransferase family 39 protein; amino-acid sequence: MVRRKNISLWIFFVIYTILSLLLFDPKLFTGGDNAVYIHLAEAIVTGKGYKNIYLPDEPSHTQYPPGFPLLLAVPFIIFGKNILLFKILIFLSGMGALAFFYLLSRKIFPENFTILISLYLSVPIFIIYNHWILSEIPFLFFSLGALYFLLKFCIRKHFLNFWLASSFAIYAFFIRTAGISLILGFLLYLILKKEYKYSIIFLALFLLFFIPWEVRNAGIPDNTGYLRQLLAKNPYQMELGTINFSDFILRLTGNLIFYTFTILPQTLLPVLNSRIITNICGLIFLLFLIIGFGKRLKNFTIFEIYFILGSGVLLAWPQVWSSDRFLLPILPVLLIYLYTGFVWLQEKLKLKYFLWVITGLMIILNVIWITSQAKIAVNNTINYLRGNKYAGYPLDWRRYFEMIEYIQENIPRDKIILARKPEFIYLLSRHKSFCYPFTTNKSEIKEALKKADYVIFDRFQWTGTTMRYLSPVIQEHPQGFEIVYRTVYPEFYLLKIKKENL
- a CDS encoding S8 family serine peptidase, which encodes MKTFSILLLFILIIPGFALISPELKNVIARASPSDFIPVDIVFKKQMDLNELTKAVEGLPKPERRARTAEILRAYSLENQKPILEYLGRMEKQNKVKNVVSIWIVNAIYCETTRDVIAELDNQRGIFYIDYDLKPIELEKPNYTIAPADKTSKEREIAWGVSKINAPAVWALGYTGQGIVVGIIDTGVNYNHVDLADHIWTDPNYPNHGWNFELNNNDPMDVNGHGTHCAGSVASDGTAGSQCGVAPDAQMLCCRVRTVADTTAENQVWQAMQFVVSPPLSPTHGGDLITMSLGWRYAWSPRVATWRTACNNVGAAGIVMVVAAGNERGLDLPPYALRCPGSVPSPWRHPQNGATGALSNVISVGATDINDAIASFSSPGPVTWDTVTGYNDYPYPPGLTKPDVSAPGVNIKSCAYNNNTGYLDGWSGTSMATPHVAGTVALMLQKNPYLTRREIDSILQVTAVDLGPSGKDNDFGAGRIDALAAVNATPFPGTPFTPTIIAPFNYAKFATLNPIFKLTTTDPQNDMVKYRIYWSTDTAFTNQDSITTGLYPSGATITYTLPVSLNNNTTYWWKVKAADSTTSGMWSAPTARRSFTIKTDIPSGTCSWFQTTYAQFLGCTFNGTQVQGDSVVLVPVGYVEDTLLTANFESGMPAGWSWVDGNNDGYRWTTGTTTDLGSYTPPNYGTAYAYYSDDDAGNGVINYNEELISPKVYIPPTATNLRIRYGYGFRVYETGEKLRVKFRKRTGGTWTSWTNIAEYTTSVNGTADIDLTSQLPCDSVQFEWFFSDSTASSHWGWACATDNVILSYSYTYQNNSGVLYSPPVVYSELSKTYARSRWGDIIWRKATGGDSIGIQVEYYTGSTWQLVPNSIIPGNSTGKFSHNAVDTVKLDLMTDTVTYNTIRLKGLFYRITRSPNNPALLDWEVGNLSSYVGISESCSKSGISHLAFSQNPFTGKLLIYYLLPEGEPSATMKIFDATGRLVREWTYSELNRKTSILWDGKDADGRNLPAGIYFVQLETENQRVVEKIVMLK
- a CDS encoding 3-isopropylmalate dehydratase large subunit, which codes for MGKTLAEKILSEKSGQDARAGQIVIARVDVAAFQDGTGPLGVRQIQKLKIEKVRAPKSIVFIDHAAPSPRKELSNDHMLLRSFCAQSGAILSDVGEGVIHQRLVESYVKPGDVVIGADSHTCTSGALCAFATGMGSTDVAIGMAMGRTWFKVPETYRIEVKGKFQPGVGAKDLILYIIGTLGADGATYKALEFGGEAIDNMSMESRFTLANMAVEAGAKTGLIASDKVTREYLKKMGRLKDWRPIVPDKDANYEKVIEIDASKLEPQVACPHTVDNTKPVKELKGTKVHQVFIGTCTNGRIEDLKIAANILRGKKVAPGVRLIVVPASRMIFLEALKLGLLEIFVRAGGIILGPGCGPCVGVHEGILGDGEVCLSTANRNFKGRMGNPEGLIYLASPATAAYSAIKGVISDPREVLKKKKTKRKG